A genomic region of Caldicellulosiruptor acetigenus contains the following coding sequences:
- a CDS encoding spore germination protein, whose translation MKKGSASNSITSSYEQNIQNIRDEFGNFSDLIIREFKIGSSNIRAFLVMIDGLVDKVVINEHILKPLMRDISIYKKDQSTCEETYMLIKENILYSHCITEERDWAKTVHCILCGDVALFIDGIDRCLLISVRGWESRGIEEPNTEVVVRGPREGFTENLRTNTALIRRKIRDPKLKIESIKIGKISKTDVAICYIESIAKKELVDDVKRRLEQIDMEYILESGYIESFIEDGKYSIFPTVGNSEKPDVVVGKLMEGRVAILVDGTPFALTVPYLFVEAFQTSEDYYSRPYYYSIVRLLRYFSFFVATTLPALYIAVTTFHQELLPTSLLISIASAQAGIPFPSFAETLTMLVIYEILKEAGVRLPRPVGQAISIVGALVIGEAAVSAGLIGAPMVVTVAFTAISTFMIPAISDAATIVRFACVVMSSICGLYGIMLVWILMLIHLCSLKSFGVNYLAPIAPMVVHDLKDVFVRLPWRILKKRPIVLNKNF comes from the coding sequence ATGAAAAAAGGTTCTGCTTCTAACTCAATCACTTCATCGTATGAACAGAACATCCAAAATATCAGGGATGAGTTTGGAAATTTTAGCGACCTTATAATAAGAGAGTTCAAGATAGGTAGTAGCAACATAAGAGCTTTTCTTGTCATGATAGACGGGCTTGTTGACAAGGTGGTAATAAATGAACACATCCTAAAACCGCTCATGAGAGATATCAGTATTTACAAAAAGGACCAATCTACATGTGAAGAGACTTACATGCTCATAAAAGAAAACATTTTATACAGCCACTGCATAACTGAAGAGAGAGACTGGGCAAAGACAGTACACTGTATATTGTGCGGGGATGTTGCGCTTTTCATTGACGGTATAGACAGATGTCTTTTGATATCTGTGCGCGGGTGGGAGTCGCGCGGAATTGAGGAGCCAAACACAGAGGTTGTTGTAAGAGGTCCAAGGGAAGGTTTTACTGAAAATTTGAGAACTAACACAGCACTTATCAGAAGAAAGATACGCGACCCAAAACTTAAGATTGAGTCAATCAAGATTGGAAAAATATCCAAAACAGATGTTGCAATATGTTATATAGAATCCATTGCAAAAAAAGAACTTGTAGATGATGTAAAAAGGCGCCTCGAACAAATTGATATGGAATACATTCTCGAATCAGGGTATATAGAATCTTTCATAGAAGATGGCAAGTATTCAATCTTTCCAACTGTCGGAAACTCAGAAAAACCTGATGTTGTTGTTGGAAAGCTCATGGAAGGAAGAGTTGCAATACTGGTTGACGGAACACCTTTTGCTCTAACCGTCCCATACCTTTTTGTTGAAGCTTTCCAGACAAGTGAGGATTACTATTCAAGGCCCTACTACTACAGCATTGTAAGGCTTTTGAGATACTTTTCATTCTTTGTAGCAACCACGCTGCCAGCTCTGTATATCGCAGTTACAACATTCCACCAGGAGCTTTTGCCAACATCGCTTTTAATCAGCATTGCAAGCGCCCAGGCAGGAATACCTTTTCCATCGTTTGCAGAAACACTTACAATGCTTGTAATATACGAAATATTAAAAGAAGCGGGTGTGAGGCTTCCACGGCCGGTGGGCCAGGCAATCTCTATTGTCGGTGCTCTTGTTATCGGTGAGGCAGCAGTGTCAGCCGGGCTCATCGGTGCTCCGATGGTTGTGACAGTTGCTTTCACTGCGATATCCACTTTTATGATTCCTGCAATCTCTGATGCAGCTACAATTGTAAGGTTTGCGTGTGTTGTCATGTCATCTATCTGCGGTCTTTACGGGATAATGCTTGTTTGGATTTTGATGCTCATTCACCTTTGCAGCTTAAAATCATTTGGGGTAAACTATCTTGCACCCATAGCTCCAATGGTTGTCCATGACCTTAAAGATGTGTTTGTGAGGCTTCCTTGGCGAATTTTGAAAAAGCGACCTATCGTTCTCAATAAAAATTTCTAA